From the genome of Proteus vulgaris, one region includes:
- the truB gene encoding tRNA pseudouridine(55) synthase TruB, producing MGRRRKGREINGVLLLDKPQDISSNDALQKVRRMFNASKAGHTGALDPLATGMLPICLGEATKFSQFLLDSDKRYRVIARLGQRTDTSDAHGEVIQERPVQFTQQALDDALESFRGETLQVPSMYSALKHQGKPLYEYARQGIEVEREARPITVYELQFIRWEGDELELEIHCSKGTYIRTIIDDLGEKLQCGAHVIFLRRLEVADYPKERMVTLEQLRAMIENAQTAQEDPFAALDALLLPMDTAVADFPVVNLTTIIAGYLKLGQPVRVNHDINEGEWVRVTEGDEKKFIGLAIIKDGLVAPKRVVVDYSAQDNT from the coding sequence ATGGGGCGTCGTCGTAAGGGGCGTGAGATTAACGGCGTATTGCTACTCGATAAACCCCAAGATATTTCCTCTAACGACGCACTCCAAAAAGTCCGCCGTATGTTTAATGCCAGTAAGGCAGGGCATACGGGGGCATTGGATCCTTTAGCAACAGGTATGCTACCTATTTGTTTAGGTGAAGCGACGAAGTTTTCACAGTTTCTATTGGATTCGGATAAGCGTTATCGTGTTATTGCCCGCTTAGGCCAACGAACAGATACTTCTGATGCACATGGTGAAGTTATCCAAGAGCGCCCAGTGCAATTTACGCAGCAAGCTTTAGACGATGCCTTAGAGAGCTTTCGTGGTGAAACATTGCAAGTTCCTTCAATGTACTCTGCTTTAAAGCATCAAGGTAAACCGCTTTATGAATATGCAAGACAAGGCATAGAAGTTGAGCGAGAAGCAAGACCGATTACTGTTTATGAACTCCAGTTTATTCGCTGGGAAGGCGACGAATTAGAACTAGAAATTCATTGCTCTAAAGGAACGTATATTCGCACAATCATTGATGATCTTGGTGAGAAATTACAATGTGGTGCCCACGTTATTTTCTTACGCCGATTAGAAGTTGCAGATTATCCTAAAGAGCGAATGGTAACGTTAGAGCAATTAAGAGCGATGATAGAAAATGCACAAACTGCACAAGAAGATCCTTTCGCGGCACTTGATGCACTGTTATTGCCTATGGATACCGCTGTGGCCGATTTTCCTGTTGTGAATTTAACCACGATCATTGCGGGTTATCTCAAGCTAGGACAGCCTGTTCGCGTTAATCATGATATCAATGAAGGCGAATGGGTGAGAGTAACTGAAGGTGATGAAAAAAAATTCATTGGCCTTGCTATCATTAAAGATGGCCTAGTTGCTCCGAAAAGAGTCGTTGTAGACTATAGCGCACAAGATAACACTTAA
- the pnp gene encoding polyribonucleotide nucleotidyltransferase — translation MLNPTVRKFQYGQHTVSIETGMMARQATAAVMVDMDGTAVFVTVVAKKKVKAGQDFFPLTVNYQERSYAAGRIPGSFFRREGRPGEGETLIARLIDRPLRPLFPEGFLNEIQIVATVVSVNPQVNPDIVAMIGASAVLALSGVPFNGPIGGARVGFIDGQYVLNPTVDELKVSKLDLVVAGTAGAVLMVESEADLLSEEEMLGAVVFGHDQQQVVIENINALVAEVGKEKWDWAPEAVNQTLHDRIAELAQARIGDAYRITEKQERYEQIEAIRDEVVATLLAEDETLDEGEINDLFSSLEKNIVRARVLAGEPRIDGREKDMVRALDIRTGLLPRTHGSALFTRGETQALVTATLGTARDAQTIDDIMGEHTDTFLLHYNFPPYSVGETGMMGSPKRREIGHGRLAKRGVLAVMPTIEEFPYTVRVVSEITESNGSSSMASVCGASLALMDAGVPIKESVAGIAMGLVKEGDNFVVLSDILGDEDHLGDMDFKVAGSRNGVSALQMDIKIEGITREIMQVALNQAKSARLHILGVMEDAISQPRADISEFAPRIHTIKINSDKIKDVIGKGGSVIRALTEETGTTIEIEDDGTVKIAATSNEQAKMAIARIEEITAEVEVGRIYNGKVTRIVDFGAFVAIGGGKEGLVHISQIADKRVEKVSDYLEMGQEVPVKVLEIDRQGRIRLSMKEAQANQQEATETSSEDSAN, via the coding sequence TTGCTGAATCCTACAGTTCGTAAATTTCAATACGGTCAACATACGGTTTCAATCGAAACGGGTATGATGGCTCGTCAAGCAACAGCTGCTGTTATGGTTGACATGGACGGCACCGCTGTTTTTGTTACCGTTGTTGCAAAGAAAAAAGTTAAAGCTGGTCAAGATTTCTTCCCATTAACAGTGAACTACCAAGAGCGTTCGTACGCTGCTGGTCGTATCCCAGGTAGCTTCTTCCGTCGCGAAGGTCGTCCAGGTGAAGGCGAAACGTTAATTGCACGTTTAATTGACCGCCCATTACGCCCATTATTCCCAGAAGGTTTCTTAAACGAAATCCAAATCGTTGCTACTGTTGTTTCTGTTAACCCACAAGTTAACCCAGATATCGTTGCAATGATTGGTGCTTCCGCTGTATTAGCTCTGTCAGGTGTTCCATTTAATGGTCCTATCGGTGGTGCTCGTGTTGGTTTCATCGATGGTCAATATGTTCTGAACCCAACTGTTGATGAGCTGAAAGTGAGTAAATTAGACTTAGTGGTTGCAGGTACTGCAGGCGCTGTGCTGATGGTAGAATCAGAAGCTGATTTATTATCAGAAGAAGAAATGTTAGGTGCAGTGGTATTTGGTCATGATCAACAACAAGTTGTGATTGAAAATATCAATGCATTAGTTGCTGAAGTCGGTAAAGAAAAATGGGATTGGGCACCAGAAGCCGTTAACCAAACTTTACACGATCGCATTGCAGAATTAGCGCAAGCACGCATCGGTGATGCATACCGTATCACTGAAAAACAAGAACGTTATGAACAAATCGAAGCAATTCGCGATGAAGTTGTTGCAACGTTATTAGCTGAAGATGAAACCTTAGATGAAGGTGAAATCAACGATCTATTCTCTAGCTTAGAGAAAAACATTGTTCGTGCTCGTGTATTAGCAGGCGAACCTCGTATCGATGGTCGTGAAAAAGACATGGTACGTGCATTAGATATCCGCACAGGTTTATTACCACGTACTCACGGTTCAGCACTGTTTACACGTGGTGAAACACAGGCTTTAGTGACTGCGACATTAGGTACTGCGCGTGATGCTCAAACTATTGATGATATCATGGGTGAGCACACTGATACCTTCTTACTGCATTATAACTTCCCTCCATATTCTGTTGGTGAAACAGGTATGATGGGCTCACCAAAACGTCGTGAAATTGGCCATGGCCGTTTAGCAAAACGTGGTGTGTTAGCGGTAATGCCGACTATTGAAGAATTCCCATATACTGTTCGCGTGGTTTCTGAAATCACTGAATCAAATGGTTCATCTTCAATGGCGTCTGTATGTGGTGCTTCTTTAGCACTGATGGATGCGGGTGTACCAATTAAAGAATCTGTTGCTGGTATTGCAATGGGTCTGGTAAAAGAAGGCGACAACTTTGTTGTTCTTTCAGATATTCTGGGTGATGAAGACCATTTAGGCGATATGGACTTTAAAGTTGCGGGTAGCCGTAACGGTGTCAGCGCATTACAAATGGATATCAAAATCGAAGGTATCACACGTGAAATCATGCAAGTTGCGTTAAACCAAGCGAAAAGCGCACGCCTGCATATTTTAGGTGTTATGGAAGATGCAATTAGCCAACCTCGTGCTGATATTTCTGAATTCGCACCACGTATTCATACAATTAAAATTAATTCAGACAAAATCAAAGACGTTATCGGTAAAGGTGGTTCAGTTATCCGTGCATTAACGGAAGAAACGGGCACAACTATCGAAATCGAAGATGATGGTACTGTGAAGATTGCTGCAACAAGCAATGAGCAAGCTAAAATGGCAATTGCTCGTATCGAAGAAATCACAGCTGAAGTTGAAGTGGGCCGTATCTACAACGGTAAAGTAACTCGTATCGTAGATTTCGGTGCGTTTGTTGCTATCGGTGGCGGTAAAGAAGGTCTGGTTCATATTTCTCAAATCGCAGATAAACGCGTTGAGAAAGTGAGTGATTACTTGGAAATGGGTCAAGAAGTTCCAGTTAAAGTGCTGGAAATTGACCGTCAAGGCCGTATTCGCTTAAGTATGAAAGAAGCTCAAGCTAATCAGCAGGAAGCAACAGAAACTTCTTCTGAAGATTCTGCGAATTAA
- the nusA gene encoding transcription termination factor NusA, translating into MNKEILAVVEAVSNEKSLPREKIFEALETALATATKKKYEQEIDVRVCIDRKTGDFDTFRRWVAVDEVTQPTREITLEAAQYEDPSIELGGYIEDQIESVTFDRITTQTAKQVIVQKVREAERAMVVDQFREQLGEIITGVVKKVNRENITLDLGNNAEAVILREDMLPRENFRPGDRLRGVLYDVRTETRGAQLFVTRSRPEMLVELFRIEVPEIGEEIIEIKAAARDPGSRAKIAVKTNDKRIDPVGACVGMRGARVQAVSSELGGERIDIVLWDDNPAQFVINAMAPADVASIVVDEDKCTMDVAVESSNLAQAIGRNGQNVRLAAQLLKKHRGDDKWELNVMTADELNAKHQAEANAAIEIFTKHLDIDEDFATVLVEEGFSTLEELVYVPISELLAIDGLDEDTVEALRERAKAALTTIELAQKESLGDNQPAEDLLALEGLERSLAFDLAARGICTLEDLAEQGIDDLTDIEGLNSERAGELIMAARNICWFGNDA; encoded by the coding sequence ATGAACAAAGAGATTCTGGCTGTTGTGGAAGCGGTCTCTAACGAAAAATCTCTTCCTCGTGAAAAGATTTTTGAAGCACTGGAAACCGCACTAGCGACAGCAACTAAGAAAAAATACGAGCAAGAAATTGATGTTCGCGTATGTATCGACCGTAAAACCGGTGACTTTGATACATTCCGCCGTTGGGTTGCTGTAGATGAAGTGACTCAGCCTACTCGTGAAATTACACTTGAAGCTGCTCAATATGAAGATCCTAGTATCGAACTAGGTGGTTATATTGAAGATCAGATTGAATCAGTTACTTTCGACCGTATTACAACACAAACTGCAAAACAAGTTATCGTACAAAAAGTACGTGAAGCTGAAAGAGCAATGGTTGTTGATCAATTCCGCGAACAATTAGGCGAAATTATCACGGGTGTTGTGAAGAAAGTAAACCGTGAAAACATCACCCTAGACTTAGGAAATAACGCAGAAGCCGTTATTTTACGCGAAGATATGTTACCGCGTGAAAACTTCCGTCCGGGCGACCGTTTACGCGGTGTATTATACGATGTACGTACAGAAACTCGTGGTGCACAACTTTTCGTGACGCGTTCTCGCCCTGAAATGCTGGTTGAACTTTTCCGCATTGAAGTGCCAGAAATTGGCGAAGAAATCATTGAAATTAAAGCTGCAGCGCGTGATCCAGGTTCTCGTGCCAAAATCGCAGTAAAAACTAACGACAAGCGTATTGACCCAGTGGGTGCTTGTGTTGGTATGCGTGGCGCACGTGTACAAGCCGTTTCCAGTGAATTGGGCGGCGAGCGAATTGATATTGTTCTGTGGGATGATAATCCTGCACAATTCGTGATTAATGCAATGGCTCCGGCAGATGTTGCTTCTATTGTTGTCGATGAAGACAAATGTACAATGGATGTTGCAGTTGAAAGCAGTAACCTTGCTCAGGCGATTGGCCGTAACGGTCAAAACGTACGTCTGGCAGCTCAGTTACTGAAAAAACATCGTGGTGATGACAAGTGGGAATTAAACGTCATGACTGCTGATGAATTGAATGCAAAACATCAGGCAGAAGCAAACGCAGCCATTGAAATATTTACTAAGCATCTCGACATTGATGAAGACTTCGCAACTGTTTTAGTTGAAGAAGGTTTCTCTACCCTTGAAGAGTTAGTTTATGTGCCAATCAGTGAACTGCTGGCGATTGACGGATTAGATGAAGACACCGTTGAAGCTCTACGTGAAAGAGCAAAAGCAGCATTAACAACGATTGAATTGGCTCAAAAAGAAAGCCTAGGCGATAACCAGCCAGCCGAGGACTTATTAGCTCTCGAAGGCTTGGAGCGCTCTTTAGCATTTGATCTAGCTGCCCGTGGTATCTGCACACTGGAAGATCTTGCCGAACAGGGTATCGACGACCTAACTGATATTGAAGGTTTAAATAGTGAGCGCGCAGGCGAACTCATTATGGCCGCACGTAATATCTGCTGGTTTGGGAATGATGCGTAA
- the infB gene encoding translation initiation factor IF-2, whose amino-acid sequence MTDETVKSLAEEIQTPVERLVQQFADAGIKKTVSDSVSQKEKETLLAWLNRDKDVSTNQPEKLTLQRKVRSTLSVPGTGGKSKSVAIEVRKKRTYVNRDAVEKAQADEQAQREAEEKAHREAEEKAQREAQEKAQREAEEKAKREAEKAKKDAEEKAKREAEEAKREAAELAKREAAEKDKVKQNDKPKADKAADQEKARRNAEQAELKRKTEEAQRRKAEEEARVAAEKARLLAEENAEKWTAEPKAPETEGSDYHVTTSRYARDAEDESDAEVEGGRGRGRNAKAPRPKKNNRHSEKADREEARAAGRTNKKGKRKGSSLQQGFNKPAAVVNRDVIIGETISVAELANKMAVKGSEVIKTMMKMGAMATINQVLDQETAQLVAEEMGHKVILRRENELEEQVMSDRDTGEESAVSRAPVVTIMGHVDHGKTSLLDYIRSTKVASGEAGGITQHIGAYHVKTDKGEITFLDTPGHAAFTSMRARGAQVTDIVVLVVAADDGVMPQTIEAIQHAKAANVPVVVAVNKIDKHEADPDRVKTELSQYGILPEEWGGETQFMHVSAKQGLGIDELLDAILLQAEVLELKAVKEGMASGVVIESYLDKGRGPVATILVREGTLNKGDIVLCGFEYGRIRAMRNELGQDVQSAGPSMPVEILGLSNVPSAGDEATVVRDEKKAREVALYRQGKFRDVKLARQQKSKLENMFANMEEGKTSELNIVLKTDVQGTCEAITDALVKLSTNEVKLKIIGSGVGGITETDATLAAASNAIILGFNVRADASARRIIEQESVDLRYYSVIYSLIDEIKLAMSGMLAPEYKQEIMGLAEVRDVFKSPKFGAIAGCMVVEGNIKRNNPIRVLRDNVVIYEGELESLRRFKDDVNEVRNGMECGIGVKNYNDVRVGDMIEVFQVIEIKRSID is encoded by the coding sequence ATGACAGATGAAACAGTAAAATCACTGGCAGAAGAGATTCAGACACCGGTTGAACGTTTGGTACAGCAGTTTGCTGATGCCGGTATTAAGAAGACCGTCTCTGATTCTGTCTCCCAAAAAGAGAAAGAAACCTTACTGGCTTGGTTGAATCGTGATAAAGACGTCTCAACCAACCAACCAGAAAAGTTAACGTTACAACGTAAAGTACGTAGTACGTTAAGTGTTCCTGGTACAGGTGGCAAAAGTAAATCAGTAGCCATCGAAGTCCGCAAAAAACGCACTTATGTGAACCGTGACGCCGTTGAAAAAGCGCAAGCGGATGAGCAAGCTCAGCGTGAAGCGGAAGAAAAGGCGCATCGCGAAGCCGAAGAAAAAGCCCAGCGCGAAGCACAAGAGAAAGCACAGCGCGAAGCTGAAGAAAAAGCAAAACGTGAAGCTGAAAAGGCAAAGAAAGACGCCGAAGAAAAAGCGAAACGTGAAGCTGAAGAAGCAAAACGTGAAGCAGCGGAATTAGCTAAGCGCGAAGCAGCGGAAAAAGATAAAGTGAAACAAAACGATAAACCAAAAGCTGATAAAGCAGCAGATCAGGAAAAAGCACGTCGCAATGCTGAACAGGCTGAACTGAAGCGTAAAACGGAAGAAGCACAGCGCCGTAAAGCAGAAGAAGAAGCACGAGTTGCAGCAGAAAAAGCACGTCTTTTAGCTGAAGAGAATGCTGAAAAATGGACTGCTGAACCTAAAGCACCAGAAACTGAAGGCTCAGACTATCATGTAACAACATCACGTTATGCTCGTGATGCAGAAGATGAAAGTGATGCTGAAGTTGAAGGTGGCCGCGGTCGTGGTCGCAATGCCAAGGCTCCTCGTCCTAAGAAAAACAACCGCCATTCTGAAAAAGCAGATCGTGAAGAAGCACGTGCTGCTGGTCGTACTAACAAGAAAGGTAAACGTAAAGGTAGCTCATTACAACAAGGCTTCAATAAGCCAGCAGCTGTTGTAAACCGTGATGTTATTATCGGTGAGACTATTTCTGTTGCTGAACTTGCTAACAAAATGGCAGTAAAAGGGTCTGAAGTTATCAAAACCATGATGAAAATGGGTGCTATGGCAACCATTAACCAGGTTTTAGACCAAGAAACTGCACAGCTTGTTGCTGAAGAAATGGGTCACAAAGTTATCTTACGTCGTGAAAACGAGTTAGAAGAACAAGTCATGAGTGATCGTGATACTGGCGAAGAAAGTGCTGTATCTCGTGCACCGGTTGTGACTATCATGGGTCACGTTGACCACGGTAAAACATCATTACTGGACTACATTCGTTCAACGAAAGTAGCATCAGGCGAAGCGGGTGGTATCACCCAGCATATCGGTGCTTACCACGTTAAAACAGATAAAGGTGAAATCACCTTCCTAGACACCCCAGGTCACGCCGCGTTTACTTCAATGCGTGCTCGTGGTGCTCAGGTAACGGATATCGTTGTTCTGGTTGTTGCGGCAGATGATGGTGTAATGCCACAAACTATCGAAGCAATCCAACACGCAAAAGCTGCAAACGTACCCGTTGTTGTTGCTGTGAACAAAATCGATAAACACGAAGCTGATCCTGATCGCGTGAAAACTGAACTGTCTCAATATGGCATCCTGCCAGAAGAGTGGGGCGGTGAAACTCAGTTTATGCACGTATCTGCAAAACAAGGTTTAGGTATTGACGAACTGCTGGATGCGATTCTTTTACAAGCTGAAGTTCTTGAACTGAAAGCAGTTAAAGAAGGTATGGCAAGCGGTGTTGTTATCGAATCTTACCTCGATAAAGGCCGTGGCCCTGTGGCAACTATCCTTGTTCGTGAAGGTACGCTGAATAAAGGTGATATCGTTCTGTGTGGCTTCGAATACGGTCGTATTCGTGCAATGCGTAACGAATTAGGCCAAGACGTTCAATCTGCTGGCCCATCAATGCCTGTTGAGATTTTAGGTCTGTCTAACGTTCCTTCTGCAGGTGATGAAGCAACGGTTGTTCGTGATGAGAAGAAAGCGCGTGAAGTTGCATTATACCGTCAAGGTAAATTCCGCGATGTTAAACTGGCTCGTCAGCAGAAATCTAAACTGGAAAACATGTTTGCTAACATGGAAGAAGGTAAAACTTCTGAACTGAACATCGTTCTGAAAACGGACGTTCAAGGTACTTGTGAAGCGATTACTGATGCATTAGTTAAACTGTCTACTAACGAAGTTAAACTGAAAATCATCGGTTCTGGCGTAGGTGGTATCACTGAAACTGATGCAACATTAGCGGCTGCTTCTAACGCAATTATTCTTGGTTTCAACGTTCGTGCAGATGCATCTGCTCGCCGTATTATTGAACAAGAAAGTGTTGATTTACGTTACTACTCCGTTATCTATAGCCTGATTGACGAAATCAAACTGGCAATGAGTGGTATGTTGGCACCTGAATATAAACAAGAAATCATGGGTCTTGCAGAAGTCCGTGATGTGTTTAAATCACCGAAATTCGGCGCGATTGCGGGCTGTATGGTGGTTGAAGGTAACATCAAACGTAATAACCCAATTCGTGTTCTACGTGATAACGTGGTTATCTACGAAGGCGAACTTGAGTCACTACGTCGCTTTAAAGATGACGTCAACGAAGTGCGTAACGGCATGGAATGTGGTATCGGTGTGAAAAACTACAATGATGTTCGTGTTGGCGACATGATTGAAGTCTTCCAAGTTATCGAAATCAAACGTTCTATTGATTAA
- the rpsO gene encoding 30S ribosomal protein S15, giving the protein MSLSTEAKAKIVAEFGRDANDTGSSEVQVALLTAEINHLQGHFSEHKKDHHSRRGLLRKVSSRRNLLDYLKRKDVARYSALIERLGLRR; this is encoded by the coding sequence ATGTCTCTAAGTACTGAAGCGAAAGCAAAAATCGTTGCTGAATTTGGTCGTGATGCTAACGATACTGGCTCAAGCGAAGTTCAGGTTGCACTGCTGACTGCAGAAATCAACCACCTGCAAGGTCACTTTTCAGAGCACAAAAAAGATCACCACAGCCGTCGTGGTCTGCTGCGTAAAGTTTCCAGCCGTCGTAATCTGCTGGACTACCTGAAACGTAAAGATGTTGCTCGTTACTCTGCACTGATTGAACGTTTAGGTCTGCGTCGCTAA
- the nlpI gene encoding lipoprotein NlpI, with product MKTFLRGCSIAVFIFISGCSTSPEWRQNAIFATPLQPSLQQEVILARIEQILASRSLTEDEYAQLLYERGVLYDSLGLRALARNDFSMALSIRPDMLEIFNFLGIYFTQAANYDAAYEAFDSVLELDPTYNNARFNRGIALYYGGRLKLAQDDLQAFYQVDPNDPIRSLWLYLVEKEINTDLAKQQLKQRYQQADKTGQWGWNIVEFYLGNINEKALMSKLREASTDNTSLAEHLSETNFYLGKYYLSLGDMDSAEALFKLTVANNAHNFVEHRYALLELALLGQQEDLAESDQQ from the coding sequence ATGAAAACATTTCTGCGCGGTTGTTCTATTGCTGTTTTCATCTTTATTTCCGGATGCAGCACTAGTCCAGAATGGCGTCAGAATGCGATTTTCGCCACTCCATTACAACCTTCTTTACAACAAGAAGTGATATTGGCTCGTATAGAACAAATTCTTGCGAGTCGCTCATTAACCGAAGATGAATACGCACAGCTTTTATATGAGCGTGGTGTGCTGTATGATAGTCTCGGTTTACGAGCTTTAGCGCGTAATGATTTTTCAATGGCGCTATCAATAAGACCAGATATGCTGGAAATTTTTAATTTTCTAGGTATCTATTTTACGCAAGCAGCGAACTATGATGCTGCTTATGAAGCGTTTGATTCTGTTTTAGAGCTTGATCCAACTTACAATAATGCGCGTTTTAATCGTGGTATCGCTTTATACTACGGTGGCCGATTGAAATTGGCGCAGGATGATCTGCAGGCGTTTTATCAGGTCGATCCAAATGACCCCATTCGTTCGCTTTGGTTATATCTTGTCGAAAAAGAGATAAACACTGATTTAGCTAAACAACAGTTAAAACAGCGATACCAGCAGGCGGATAAAACGGGGCAATGGGGATGGAATATAGTTGAGTTTTATTTAGGTAACATTAATGAAAAAGCATTAATGTCAAAACTACGTGAAGCCTCAACCGATAACACTTCGCTCGCTGAGCATCTTAGTGAAACTAACTTCTATTTAGGTAAGTATTACCTAAGTCTGGGGGACATGGATAGCGCAGAAGCGTTATTCAAGCTGACGGTTGCCAACAACGCACATAACTTTGTTGAGCACCGCTACGCATTGTTGGAATTAGCACTGTTAGGCCAACAAGAAGACCTAGCGGAATCGGACCAGCAATAG
- the rbfA gene encoding 30S ribosome-binding factor RbfA gives MARDFSRSQRVSQEMQKEIAIILQREVKDPRIGMATVSGVEISRDLAYAKVFVTFLNLSGGEKSEEEMVEDGLTALNEAAGFIRSLLGKAMRLRIVPELTFAYDNSLVEGMRMSNLVSNVVKNDEERRHKEEE, from the coding sequence ATGGCAAGAGATTTTAGCCGTAGTCAGCGTGTTTCTCAGGAAATGCAAAAAGAAATCGCCATCATTCTACAACGTGAAGTAAAAGATCCTCGTATTGGAATGGCCACTGTATCTGGCGTTGAAATTTCTCGCGATTTGGCTTACGCCAAAGTGTTCGTCACCTTTTTAAACTTATCTGGTGGTGAAAAAAGCGAAGAAGAGATGGTTGAAGATGGCTTAACTGCCTTGAATGAAGCTGCGGGTTTTATTCGTTCATTATTAGGTAAAGCAATGCGTTTACGTATTGTGCCAGAACTGACATTTGCTTATGACAACTCATTAGTTGAAGGTATGCGCATGTCTAATTTAGTTTCTAATGTCGTTAAAAACGACGAAGAGCGTCGTCATAAAGAGGAAGAATAA
- a CDS encoding DEAD/DEAH family ATP-dependent RNA helicase — MTTETDMTFADLGLSAPILTALNDLGYEKPSPIQQQCIPFLLNGNDVLGMAQTGSGKTAAFSLPLLHNLDESLKAPQILVLAPTRELAVQVAEAIEDFSKHLPKVNVVALYGGQRYDVQLRALRQGPQVVVGTPGRLLDHLNRGTLDLSKLKGLVLDEADEMLRMGFIEDVENILSKIPAEHQTALFSATMPEAIRRITRRFMNDPKEVRIQSSVTTRPDISQSYWMTFGARKNEALIRFLEAEDFDAAIIFVRTKNATLEVAEALERNGYNSAALNGDMNQSLREQTLERLKNGRLDILIATDVAARGLDVDRISLVVNYDIPMDSESYVHRIGRTGRAGRAGRAILFVDNRERRLLRNIERTMKMTIPEVELPNAELISQRRQEKFAQQIAQQLETSNLDQYRALLPKLAPQGEEALDMETLAAVLLKMAQGERALILPPDPVRRPRREFNDRDDRRRGDNDRERAPRRERRDAGEMDLYRIEVGRDDGVEVRHIVGAIANEGDISSRYIGNIKLYGSHSTIELPKGMPTDLLGHFTRTRIMNKPLNMQLVGDAQSQPFRERRNNSRRDGQPQGGRRFNNGDQPQRRGNNDRGGERSNDRGGERSNDRGGERGNFRSRNNEGTPRRRSSSHNQ; from the coding sequence ATGACTACTGAAACCGATATGACTTTTGCTGATCTAGGTTTATCAGCACCTATTTTGACTGCACTGAATGACTTAGGCTACGAGAAGCCTTCTCCAATTCAGCAACAATGTATTCCTTTCCTTTTAAACGGCAATGATGTTTTAGGTATGGCACAGACTGGTAGTGGTAAAACCGCTGCATTTAGCCTGCCGTTATTACACAATCTTGATGAATCATTAAAAGCACCACAAATTTTAGTTTTAGCACCAACTCGCGAACTTGCTGTTCAGGTTGCTGAAGCCATCGAAGATTTCTCTAAGCATTTACCAAAAGTAAATGTAGTTGCACTGTATGGTGGTCAGCGTTATGACGTTCAATTACGTGCATTACGCCAAGGGCCACAAGTGGTTGTAGGCACACCTGGTCGTTTATTAGACCATTTAAACCGTGGCACATTAGATTTATCTAAACTGAAAGGCTTAGTTTTAGATGAAGCTGATGAAATGTTACGTATGGGCTTTATTGAAGATGTTGAAAATATCTTAAGTAAGATCCCAGCTGAACACCAAACTGCGCTGTTCTCTGCAACAATGCCAGAAGCTATTCGTCGTATTACACGTCGCTTCATGAATGATCCTAAAGAAGTTCGCATTCAAAGCAGCGTAACAACTCGCCCAGACATCAGCCAAAGTTACTGGATGACATTTGGTGCGCGTAAAAATGAAGCATTAATTCGTTTCTTAGAAGCGGAAGATTTTGATGCGGCGATTATTTTCGTGCGTACTAAAAATGCAACATTAGAAGTTGCAGAAGCATTAGAACGTAATGGTTATAACAGTGCAGCATTAAATGGTGACATGAACCAATCACTGCGTGAGCAAACATTAGAGCGTTTGAAAAATGGTCGTTTAGACATTTTAATCGCGACTGATGTTGCAGCTCGTGGTCTTGATGTTGACCGTATCAGCCTTGTTGTGAACTATGATATCCCAATGGATTCAGAATCTTATGTTCACCGTATTGGTCGTACTGGCCGTGCTGGCCGTGCTGGTCGCGCAATTTTATTCGTTGATAATCGTGAACGCCGTTTACTGCGTAATATCGAACGTACAATGAAGATGACTATTCCTGAAGTAGAACTGCCAAATGCAGAACTTATCAGCCAACGTCGTCAGGAAAAATTTGCACAGCAAATCGCTCAGCAATTAGAAACAAGCAACCTTGACCAATATCGCGCTCTGTTACCTAAATTAGCGCCACAAGGTGAAGAAGCGTTAGATATGGAAACACTGGCTGCGGTATTACTGAAAATGGCTCAAGGTGAGCGTGCGCTTATCCTGCCACCAGATCCAGTTCGTCGCCCTCGTCGTGAATTTAACGATCGTGATGATCGTCGTCGCGGTGATAACGATCGTGAACGTGCTCCTCGCCGTGAACGTCGTGATGCTGGTGAAATGGATTTATACCGTATTGAAGTAGGTCGTGATGATGGTGTTGAAGTTCGTCATATCGTGGGCGCAATTGCTAACGAAGGCGATATCAGCAGCCGTTACATTGGTAATATCAAACTGTATGGTTCTCACTCAACTATCGAGTTACCAAAAGGTATGCCAACTGACTTATTAGGTCACTTTACACGTACACGTATCATGAACAAACCACTGAATATGCAATTAGTGGGAGATGCTCAATCTCAACCTTTCCGTGAACGTCGTAATAACAGCCGCCGTGATGGTCAACCACAAGGTGGTCGTCGTTTTAACAATGGTGATCAACCACAACGTCGTGGTAATAACGACCGTGGTGGCGAACGTAGTAACGATCGTGGTGGCGAACGTAGTAATGATCGTGGTGGCGAACGTGGTAACTTCCGTAGTCGTAACAACGAAGGTACTCCACGTCGTCGTAGCAGCTCTCATAATCAATAA